Below is a genomic region from Isosphaeraceae bacterium EP7.
CGATCCCCAACAAGACGACCGTTGGCATCGAGGTGCCCAATGAGCGCCGGACGATGGTGCGGCTGGGCGACGTGGTGCACGGCGTGCACACGCAGCTGAACAAGCTGAAGATTCCGCTGTTCCTGGGCAAGGACGTGAAGGGCAACCCCCTGGCGTTCGACCTGGCCGACATGCCCCACCTGCTCATCGCCGGCCGTACCGGAACCGGCAAATCGGTCTGCCTGAACGCGATGATCCTGTCGATCTTGATGACCAAGAGCCCCGAGGAAGTGAAGCTGATCCTCGTCGACCCCAAGATGGTCGAGCTCTCGCAGTTCAAGCGGATCCCGCACCTGATGCACCCGGTCGTCACCGACATGAAGAAGGCCGAGTCGCTGCTCTCCTGGGCCTGCGACAAGATGGACGAGCGATACGCGTTCCTCGCCAGGGCCGGCGTGCGTAACATCCAGACATACAACTCGCTGGGTGCCGACGAGATCTACGCGAGGGTTCAGCCCGAGAGCGACGAGGAACGAGAACGCCTCCCGACGTACATGCCCTACATCGTCATCATCGTCGACGAGATGGCCGACCTGATGATGACGGCGGCCAAGGAGGTCGAGTCGCACATCGTCCGGCTTGCGCAGAAAGCGCGGGCCGTCGGCATGCACCTGATCGTGGCCACCCAGAAGCCGACGGTCGACGTGATCACCGGCCTGATCAAGGGGAACATGCCCGCCCGGATCGCGTTCCAGGTGACGAGCAAGGGGGACTCGCGCGTCGTACTCGACGTGATGGGGGCCGACAAGCTGCTGGGCAACGGCGACATGCTCTTCCTGATCCCCGGCACGTCCCACATCGTCCGGGCACAAGGGACGTACGTGGCCGACGACGAGATCACGCGGGTCACCGAGCACCTGAGCCAGTACCCGGTCGAATTCAGCCGCGAGCTGATGAAGGTCGGCGTCGGCGGCGTAGGGGGCAAGGACCGTGGGGCGGCGCTGAAAGAGCGCGACGAGATGTACGAGCCGGCCATCGAGGTCGTTATCAGCGAAGGTCGAGGCTCGACCTCACTGCTGCAACGCGCCCTGGGCATCGGCTACGGCCGGGCGGCCAGGCTGATCGATTTCATGGCCGAGGATGGCATCGTCGGCGAGTTCAAGAGCGGGTCGGCCCGCGAGGTGCTCTACTCCAGGGAGCAGTGGGATTCGATGAAAGGCGGCGACGATGGGGACGACGACCGCGGCCAAATCTGAAGCCAGGTCTTTCTAGCCCGGTCCGCGCCCGATCTTGAACGGTTCGACCGCGACCTCGGCGAGCCAGAGCCAGCCGATGGCCATGCCGAGCCGATCGATCCAGGTTCCCTCGGGTTTCCAGCGGCCCCCTGCCCCGAGCACAATCCAGGCACAGAGGACCGCGGGCGGGACGGTGGCGCCCAGCCTGGGGGCGGCGATGTCGCGGACCGCGTGGGCATAGGCCGCGAACGCGGCCAGTAGCCAGCCGCCCAGCCCGCCGGCGGACTCTCCCGCAGGTCGTGGGAGCGTCCAGCCGAGTTCGGCGAACGACCGGTACGTGCTCCAGGCGAGCACCACCACCGTCGCGGCGGTCGCCGACATGCAGGCGACCGCCCCCGGCTGACGCATCAGGCGATGCATCGGCGGCCTGGGCCCGCGCAGGCGGATCAGGAGCAGGCCGACCGACCAGCTCGCCAGATAGACGAGGCCCCGCTCCGGCCAGCGGTCCGGGCCCGCCGGCCACCAGGGTCGTACTGCGCCCGGCCCCAAGGCCTGGTCGAACGCCGACGACCAGGACATCGCGACGGCCGTCGCGGCCACCAGCGTCAGCCAGTCGACCGGCCCCGGGGGACGTTCGGCGCGTGTGGGCAACTGGGCCATGGGGAATGCTCTCCGGCCCGTGCCAGGTCGGGAGGGGTGACCGCCCTGGTCACGCCACGATCCGGTTCAGGCACTCGGCCCGCCAGCGGCCGCCCACGGAGCGTAAGTCGTTGAGGGCCATGAAATCAATGCCGACGCGGTCGAAACCTTCGACGGGTACCTCGGGCAGCAGGCTTGTCAGCAGCACGCGGATGACCACGCCGTGACAGACGACCACGACCGTCCCCCCCGCATGGCGTTCCGCCAGCCCCAGGAACGCCGGCAGGGCCCTGTCGCGGATCTGGGTGTACGACTCCCCTCCGTCGTGGGTGTAGCCCAGGTCGCCGGCCATCCAGCGAGCCATGGTGGACTCGTAGATGGCCCATCCTTCGTCCCGAGTCGCCCCGCTGAGCGGTCCCATCCGCCGCTCGTGCAGGGCCCCAATTCGCTCGGGGACCAGGCCGCATTCCCCGGCCGCGGGCGACAGGGTCTCGATCGCCCGGCGCATGGCCGAGCTGGCCAGCGCCCCGGGAGCCAGCGAGGCCAGGTGGCCGGCCATCGCCCGGGCCTGCTCGTGCCCGCGCTCGCCCAGCCCGACGTCGGATTCCGACCCGTGGAACCGATCCGGCGCGGAGGTCTCGGCGTGTCTCAACAAGACAACGCGAGTTTCAACCTGGCTCTCCATCCGTTTACCTTCCGTTCGCCAATGCTTTACAATATGGGGCGACCGGGGTCACCCCCCGTTTCCCCCCCGCCGACGTCGCCCGCGCCGCGAGCGCCCGAACGAACGAGGCCCCGCCATGTCCGCAACGAATCGCTATCGGACGATCCTCCTCTTCGGCATGCCAGGCAGCGGCAAGGGGACGCAGGGCAATGTGCTCGGCCAGCTCCCCGACCTGGTGCACATCTCCTGCGGCGACGTGTTCCGCAAGCTTCCCAAGTATGGCACGCTGGGCAAGGAGATCGTCAGGTACACGTCGCAAGGGCTCCTCGTCCCCGACG
It encodes:
- a CDS encoding DNA translocase FtsK 4TM domain-containing protein, whose translation is MLDRRQMGRHARQLAPLFATAFVALCLVGYNPADAPGSSTYPPNATPTNPCGPVGAAFASLIFRGVGYGAYVGLAGLVAANLLIFRRRPVPEIELRLAGVGLLTGVASCLVQRFTPWLTPTPSVGPGGYLGAIELAFLEGQFGPGGMFLILAAAGLAGLALCQDVLFAWPAQELAALLRPARREQPPVRTAGAGVDASIFVPGRVDSPDDNGEPGTRLAPPPPRPALARPQPNPRAASSALVDARSPQARSFQGAPESKHSAPFVPQNPDFILPPIALLEPPTPVAVGDHEAKLHARAVVLEQTLRDHGCEVRVVQIDTGPVITQFEIELVPGLRVARIVTLSNDLAIALAVPSVRIVAPIPNKTTVGIEVPNERRTMVRLGDVVHGVHTQLNKLKIPLFLGKDVKGNPLAFDLADMPHLLIAGRTGTGKSVCLNAMILSILMTKSPEEVKLILVDPKMVELSQFKRIPHLMHPVVTDMKKAESLLSWACDKMDERYAFLARAGVRNIQTYNSLGADEIYARVQPESDEERERLPTYMPYIVIIVDEMADLMMTAAKEVESHIVRLAQKARAVGMHLIVATQKPTVDVITGLIKGNMPARIAFQVTSKGDSRVVLDVMGADKLLGNGDMLFLIPGTSHIVRAQGTYVADDEITRVTEHLSQYPVEFSRELMKVGVGGVGGKDRGAALKERDEMYEPAIEVVISEGRGSTSLLQRALGIGYGRAARLIDFMAEDGIVGEFKSGSAREVLYSREQWDSMKGGDDGDDDRGQI
- a CDS encoding histidine phosphatase family protein, yielding MESQVETRVVLLRHAETSAPDRFHGSESDVGLGERGHEQARAMAGHLASLAPGALASSAMRRAIETLSPAAGECGLVPERIGALHERRMGPLSGATRDEGWAIYESTMARWMAGDLGYTHDGGESYTQIRDRALPAFLGLAERHAGGTVVVVCHGVVIRVLLTSLLPEVPVEGFDRVGIDFMALNDLRSVGGRWRAECLNRIVA